The genomic interval GTCTAATTCTTCTTTTAAATTAATAAAATTAACTTTATTTTTTGAGATAGAATCTTTTTCTACTATATTAGGCTTACTATTGATTACATCATCCTGAAAATTTACTTTATCCTGAAAACTTACGTCATCTTTATAGTTAAAATCATCCTGATAACTAACATTATCTTGATTATTAAAATTTTCCTTGTAATAACCATCATCATTGTATGAATAATCATCATCTGCGAATAATTTTTTTAATTCTTCTTTTAGTCCTTGACGTTTTTCTTGATGTTCATAGATATTTATATTTGAATACATATTTTGATCGTTATTTTTCATTTTTTCAAAATCATTAAAAAAAGAAACATTGCTAGTATCATCATATGAGGTCATTATGTTATTTGTATCATCAATTTCTATATCTTCCTCATAAATAATATTAATTGAATTATTCATTTTCTGCTCATTTTCATCAAAATGAACTTCTTGATTAATTGGTTTTGCTTGATTGATCTCAGATGGAATATCTTGTTTCTTATTAGAGGAATCCGATAAGTTGTTATTTATAAAGTTTTCACGTTTCTTTATGTGATTATTTAATAAATTAAACTCGTAATACTCATGTCCAAATTTATTTTTTAATTCTTCTTCTTTTAATTTTTTCTCTTGACGTAAAAAATCATATTGTTTTCCAATCTTCCCTCTACTAGTTGTTACAGGGAAGGTTGAACGATCTTCTACTCTACCACGCATTGGAGATAAAAAATAACTTGAAGTATTATCCTGATCTCTTTTTTCTTTTTTAGATCGATTTTTGACAACACTAAAAAAAACATCACTATCATCTTTCAAATCTTCATCTGAGATAAGTGGTTTTATAAATTTATCGCGTTTTCGCTTATTTAAATTTGGATTATTTTTTTTCTTCTCATAAAATTTTTCATTCATAAAATCACCCATAAAGTATAGTAGGTCCATATTACTACCATTCTATCATATTATAAAAAAATATTCACTAAAAAATGGTAAATTCAAGATAATAAAATTAAGTAAAAGTTAAAATTCATTTAATTCCGTTATTTAACTCATATAAAACAATTAAAAGTTTCAAATTATAGTTTAATTTATAAAGAAATGTCTGATTCTAGTTTATTGACTGATTTAAAACAGATACAAATATAAATTTTTCTTTATATCTTTTAATAAATACAAAAAAAAGAATCAATTTTTCTAATAAGAAAGATTGATTCTAATAACTTTACTTCACTGTTTCTAAAAAATCTATAATCTCTTGCTTTGTTTTTCTAAATTTACTAACAAATGAGCCCAGTAATTCATCTTCATTAAAAACTAAGAAACTAGGTATACCGTAAATATTGTTTTCAATACATAAATCGATAAATTCATCACGGTCAACATAGACAAATTCCATGTTTGAATATATTGTTTCTAATTCATTTAAAAAGGGTTCAATAACTCGACAGTCAGGACACCATTTTGCAGAAAATAGAAAAACAGTGTGCTTTTTTTTAAGTTCTTTGAATTGTTCAATTGATTGTAATTTTATCATTTTTTCACCTATTATTGTTTATATTAATATTATTTTTGCCTGAGACCATTTGACCATATAATAGTAATCCAATGTGTTCAAATATTTCAGTTCGTTTCACAAAATTATTCGTGAAAATACCCACAGCTCCTTCATCATGTTTTACATTCCGTTTATTTGCATATTGATCCATGATATCACCTAGTTCTTTACCTTTATAAATATCTTTCGAAACTTCGTTAGGTAATAAAAATCGTGACCCACCTGCAAGATAAACCTGGCTTTTTTCATCTACTAAAACACCATAATTAACCACTAACATTCCAAAAGAGGTTTGTTGAACACCACCTTCTAATCCAATTCCAATATCTCCAAAACGTTTTGCTCCTAATGCACGATTTAGTGCCCCTCTAATAGTTTCCTCATCGCTAATAGGTTGGTCTGAGACTTTACTTTTAACCGCAATACCAACAACTTCATAATTAGCGAATATATTTTTTATCGCATTAACTTTAACTTTATTTGATGACCCAACAACAATTTTTAGATTAGACATTTTCGATAATCGTGTTATAGGTGGTTTGATCTAGGGATTTCACTAATTTAGTCAACATTTCTTTTGCGGCAGCATAGTCATCCATATGAATCATAGAGGTATGAGAATGGATATATCGCGCACAAATTCCAACTAATATTGATGGTACCCCTTCACCAGAAACATGAACTTTTCCAGCATCTGTACCACCAGGTGATACAAAATATTGATAAGGTATATGATGTGTTTCAGCCATATCTAACATGAATTCACGCATACCACGATGGGTTATATATGATCTATCATGAATTCTTAATAAAACACCTTTTCCAAGTTGACCAAATTGTGTTTTGTCACCAGTTATGTCATTTGCTGGAGATGCATCTAAAGCGAAAAATATATCTGGTTTAATCATATTTGCAGCTGTCTGAGCACCTCGAGTACCAACTTCCTCTTGAACGGTTGCACCACAAAATAGGGTGTTTGGTAATTTTTCATCCTTTAATTCTTTTAATAATTCAATTGCGAGACCACATCCATAACGATCATCCCATGCTTTTGCGATAATTTTTTTCTTATCTGCCGTAAGAGTAAAGTCCATATGTGGTGTTGCAAACACACCTGGTTCAATTCCTAATTCTTTGGCATGGTCGCTACTATCTGCACCAATATCAATCAACATTTTTTTTACATCTGGTTTATCTCCTCCACCTAGATGTGGGGGTGTTGAAGCAATAATTCCATAAATAGGACCTTTTTTCGAATGAACCACTAATTTTTGAGACTGTAACACGTATGGTGACCAACCACCTAGTGTTTGAAATTTAAGCATCCCATTTTTAGTTATCTTTGTAACCATGAATCCTACTTCATCCATATGGCCAGCAACCATAATTCTAGGTCCGTTAGTTATACCTTTTTTAATACCAAAAATACTCCCTAACTTATCTTGAATAATTTCATCAGAGTATTTTTGTAATTGTTCTTTCATAAATTTTCTTACATCATGCTCATAACCTGATGTTCCATGTAAACAAGTTAATGTTTTAAATAACTCGATAGTTTCCTTATTCATTATGTCACCTCATAATTTAATTTATTATATTGTACTACATTATTATCCATAGTTAAAGATTAAATTAGTAATCCTTTTTTATTTTATACGATTTATCCTAAATTAAAGAACTTCTCAACCTTTTTAAAATTAGTCTCTAACGATTGATCTTCATCAACAATAATAAAATTACGATAATTTTTTCTAGCTTCTTTTATTATTACTTTAGCGAATTCAATATCGCGTTTCATCCAATTCCCAAAGGCTTTATCAGGACTCTTACATTGGTTCAAAATCCAATGTCTCCACTCTCTTTTTCGATAATGATTAATTTGAAATGAGGGCGTTGGGACCATGAATATACTTTTATTTTTCTTTATATTCATTTTTTCAATAAATTCAGGTAAAATCGCAGCTCCTTCTACAATAATGGGTTTCTCACAATCTAATTTTTCAAGATCTTCTATGATCAAATTTAACTCTTCTTTATAATACAGCAATTCTTCATTTACTTGTGTATTAATATCTCTTGAAAAAATATCATCCCAACTAAGTTTAGATAATTTCGACATCATAGAGTAACCTCTTTTAGCTCCTTCTTTCATATGTTGCTCATAATAATCATCAACCTTATAATAGTAAAAACCATATTTTTCAGCTAATTTTTCACTAATTGTACTTTTCCCACAACAAGGTGACCCACCGATAAAATACATGTTATTTAAATCCATAGTCTTCTCCTAATATATCAATAGTTATTTATATGAAACCAAATATTACCTTATCTGTCAAGTCTTTATAAAAGAAAAGACCTAATATTTAAGGTCTTTAATGTAATCGAATTCTTTTCCATTTTCTTAAATAAGAATAGGGATTAAAACTCCATTCTTTTCTACCATCATATTTATAAAAGCCAAAATGTAAATGAGGGGGAAATTTCCCGCTTGTTCCTTCTTTACCATATCCAGTAGAACCCACATAGCCAATTACTTGACCAGGTTCCACAAAGTCACCTTCATTGATGTTCTTAGCATATCCTCGTAAATGAGCATAGAACTCATAAGTATTATAAATATCCCGTATTCCTATTCGATATCCTCCATATTTATTCCAACCTTTTATTTCTATTATTCCATAAGCAGTTGAAACAACTGGGGTACCGTAATGCGCAAATATATCAACTCCTTCATGCGCCCTTAGCCCTCCATAAGACCTTGTCCCTCCATAATTATTGACCATACTTGCTTCATAACCTCTCGGAATTGGATGAACTCTCTTTGATAAGTCAATTGTTTGGTAGTGCTGAAATAATTGAGCAATTTCAAATATAATCTTTACACCTTTTTCACTCTTATAATAATTTATTAGAGATTCTTTAATTTTATCCTCTGTAACACCATATAAGTTAATATAATTAACCATCGCAGTTAATCTGTCATATGTATTTAAACGATTTGCAACTCCATCATTATCTCCATCAACACCCATGCCATTAAATAATTCAATTCGATAAAGATTTGAGTCCTCTTTAATGGGATTATTGATCCCACTCCAAACTTTTGGTTCAAAACAGATTGAAATAACTTCATCTTCTTTAGGACAATATGACCGATAGTTTTTTGTATTTCTTTCATATTGGTCAATCGCTGCTATCATATACCAAGGGATATCAGTGATTAAGGCATACTCTTTATATATATATATTCTTTGATTCATTTGATTATCTTCTGCTTTTGTTTGACTTGATAGTCCAACAATCAATAAAAAAAGCATTGTAAAAAAGATTAATTTTACTTTCATGTTCTCCTCCGTTTAGGAATTTTATTCTACATTATTATTATGGAATATAAATTTTATAATAAACAAACTGGTATATAAAACATATTTTGGATAATATTTCAATAAAAAAAGAGCCTAAGCTCTTTTAGATTGTTCTATGATAGATAAAACAGAAGCTACTGATTTATCTAATAATAATTTTTCATTATTGGTTAAATCCAACTCAATAACTTTCATTACACCATTCCCTCCAATTATTACTGGAACTCCTAAATAAATATCATCATATCCATATTCTCCCTCTAGATATGCTATCGCAGGAATAATACGTCTTCGATCTTTAATAATTGCTTCTGTCATTTCTAAAAGGGCAGCACTAGGTGCATAATACGCACTACCATTTCCTAATAAATTAACGATTTCTCCGCCACCTTTTCTTGTTCTTTCAACAATTTCATTTAATTTTTGTTTTTCAATTAAATTTTCTAGTGGTATTCCACCAGCATAAGAATACCGAATAAGTGGTACCATATTATCTCCATGTCCACCTAAAACAACACCTGATACATCTTTAACAGAAATATTTAATTCATCAGCGACAAAACTTCTAAAACGAGCGGTATCTAAAACACCAGATTGTCCTAAAATACGGTTTTTAGGGAAACCTGATGTTTTAAAAACCGTATAAGTCATTACATCAACTGGATTTGAGAGCACTATAATTATACAGTTTGGCGAATATTTTATAATTTGTTTCGTCACACTTTTCATGATATGTGAATTTATCGATACTAATTCATCACGGCTCATCCCCGGCTTCCGTGGAATTCCAGCTGTAA from Mycoplasmatota bacterium carries:
- a CDS encoding thioredoxin family protein translates to MIKLQSIEQFKELKKKHTVFLFSAKWCPDCRVIEPFLNELETIYSNMEFVYVDRDEFIDLCIENNIYGIPSFLVFNEDELLGSFVSKFRKTKQEIIDFLETVK
- a CDS encoding DUF84 family protein, translating into MSNLKIVVGSSNKVKVNAIKNIFANYEVVGIAVKSKVSDQPISDEETIRGALNRALGAKRFGDIGIGLEGGVQQTSFGMLVVNYGVLVDEKSQVYLAGGSRFLLPNEVSKDIYKGKELGDIMDQYANKRNVKHDEGAVGIFTNNFVKRTEIFEHIGLLLYGQMVSGKNNININNNR
- a CDS encoding M42 family metallopeptidase, producing MNKETIELFKTLTCLHGTSGYEHDVRKFMKEQLQKYSDEIIQDKLGSIFGIKKGITNGPRIMVAGHMDEVGFMVTKITKNGMLKFQTLGGWSPYVLQSQKLVVHSKKGPIYGIIASTPPHLGGGDKPDVKKMLIDIGADSSDHAKELGIEPGVFATPHMDFTLTADKKKIIAKAWDDRYGCGLAIELLKELKDEKLPNTLFCGATVQEEVGTRGAQTAANMIKPDIFFALDASPANDITGDKTQFGQLGKGVLLRIHDRSYITHRGMREFMLDMAETHHIPYQYFVSPGGTDAGKVHVSGEGVPSILVGICARYIHSHTSMIHMDDYAAAKEMLTKLVKSLDQTTYNTIIENV
- a CDS encoding M23 family metallopeptidase, whose protein sequence is MKVKLIFFTMLFLLIVGLSSQTKAEDNQMNQRIYIYKEYALITDIPWYMIAAIDQYERNTKNYRSYCPKEDEVISICFEPKVWSGINNPIKEDSNLYRIELFNGMGVDGDNDGVANRLNTYDRLTAMVNYINLYGVTEDKIKESLINYYKSEKGVKIIFEIAQLFQHYQTIDLSKRVHPIPRGYEASMVNNYGGTRSYGGLRAHEGVDIFAHYGTPVVSTAYGIIEIKGWNKYGGYRIGIRDIYNTYEFYAHLRGYAKNINEGDFVEPGQVIGYVGSTGYGKEGTSGKFPPHLHFGFYKYDGRKEWSFNPYSYLRKWKRIRLH
- the mdh gene encoding malate dehydrogenase, whose protein sequence is MNKRKKVSIVGAGFTGATTAFMIAQKELADVVLVDIPDKVKSTKGKALDMCEAAPVLGFDTKVKGTSNYEDTLDSDIVIITAGIPRKPGMSRDELVSINSHIMKSVTKQIIKYSPNCIIIVLSNPVDVMTYTVFKTSGFPKNRILGQSGVLDTARFRSFVADELNISVKDVSGVVLGGHGDNMVPLIRYSYAGGIPLENLIEKQKLNEIVERTRKGGGEIVNLLGNGSAYYAPSAALLEMTEAIIKDRRRIIPAIAYLEGEYGYDDIYLGVPVIIGGNGVMKVIELDLTNNEKLLLDKSVASVLSIIEQSKRA